The following nucleotide sequence is from Trifolium pratense cultivar HEN17-A07 linkage group LG2, ARS_RC_1.1, whole genome shotgun sequence.
TTAATTATTAGATCGACCATCTTTTTATTCATATCCTTATATCTTAAATAAAGCTCAATGATCCTTATAACAGATACAATTATAATTTGTTGTCATCGGAAAATCTTAATTTGATCAAGCCTCTTGGAACTTAACTTTGAAGGGAACATTAGTGAGAGCCAAACGCATTTCCATATTCTTATACCTATAATACCCAACATCTTTGCATACATGCTTGCAAGAAGGACACACATTAGGACAATAGACCAACTTATAAGCATCGTCGTACTTCTCAATCTTGAACCAACTGTGAATTGAATTCGATCCCGGATGGCCTAATATACCACCGGTGGTCAGAAATGTTTCTTCCTTCGAAAAAGGATCAATCTTCCAAACTACGGAACAGTTGGGACACCTATTATCACCATTAGCTAGCATTATATTGAGATCAGTGGAGACACGAATAACACCTTTAACGGGTGCAATCCTTAGTGGTAAGCCTTGACTATGTTTCACAATTACTACATGAAAAGGGCAAGTTTCATCGGTATTTACAACGTCAATGTATCCACCATTGGCGGGGATGATGTAGTAATCGGCATCAAGTCGAAGCTTCTTCCCCGATATGTCGAGGACTTGTTCAAGTGAAGGTTTAGCCGATCCAAGTAGTGGTTGTGAGGACAAGGTAAGGAGAAGGAGAAGTACTAGCATTGTTGTActcttcattgttttttttttttgtttgtatgtattatgtttcaactttcaagtactttgtgtttg
It contains:
- the LOC123909625 gene encoding miraculin-like is translated as MKSTTMLVLLLLLTLSSQPLLGSAKPSLEQVLDISGKKLRLDADYYIIPANGGYIDVVNTDETCPFHVVIVKHSQGLPLRIAPVKGVIRVSTDLNIMLANGDNRCPNCSVVWKIDPFSKEETFLTTGGILGHPGSNSIHSWFKIEKYDDAYKLVYCPNVCPSCKHVCKDVGYYRYKNMEMRLALTNVPFKVKFQEA